A window of the Deferrivibrio essentukiensis genome harbors these coding sequences:
- a CDS encoding glycoside hydrolase family 57 protein — MKTYWMLVLHSHLPFVKHPEYDYFLEEHWLYEAITECYAPLLMNFEKLLDEGRDFNVTISLTPPLCEMLSDKFLMDRYLKYLGRTLELCDKEVNRTKNEFEFNRLAQFYKERISSIKRYVFEQLGGNILNGYKKFMHLNKIEIITCGATHGFLPFISVNEKAVNAQIKIAVESHKKHFGIQPKGIWLPECAYYEGLDKILAENGIKYFFVDTHGIIFGKPKPVYGVYAPVFTPEGVAAFGRDVTSSRQVWSSKEGYPGDYNYRDFYRDVGYDLDFDYIKDYIVPDGTRVFTGLKYYKITGNTEHKEPYNPEVAFNRTIDHARHFVHERVNFAGEVSKYMDRPPLIVSPYDAELFGHWWFEGTDFIYNLFRELSYRDDVISTTPMKYLNEFHTNQIVKVNPSSWGDKGYFEVWLNGANDWIYRHLVNMSNFMTEAATKFGDSTDRNVIRCLNQMGRELLLAQSSDWAFLMTTGTAIEYAVRRTKEHIHNFLRIHSMLESGDIDIEYVSALEFKDSIFSDLDLRKFYK, encoded by the coding sequence ATGAAAACATATTGGATGTTGGTATTACATTCTCATTTGCCTTTTGTTAAACATCCTGAATACGACTATTTTTTGGAAGAACATTGGCTGTATGAGGCTATTACGGAATGTTACGCTCCGCTTCTGATGAATTTTGAAAAACTTTTGGATGAGGGGAGAGATTTTAATGTGACTATTTCACTTACCCCTCCACTTTGCGAAATGCTCAGCGATAAGTTTTTGATGGACAGGTATCTTAAATATTTGGGCAGGACTTTGGAGCTTTGTGATAAAGAGGTTAATAGGACGAAAAATGAATTTGAATTTAACAGACTTGCTCAATTTTATAAAGAAAGAATTTCTTCAATAAAGAGATATGTTTTTGAACAGCTTGGTGGCAATATTTTAAATGGTTATAAAAAATTTATGCACCTCAATAAAATAGAAATAATTACATGTGGTGCTACTCATGGTTTTTTACCGTTTATCAGTGTCAATGAAAAGGCTGTCAATGCACAGATAAAGATTGCGGTGGAATCCCATAAAAAACATTTTGGGATTCAGCCTAAAGGTATATGGCTTCCAGAATGTGCTTATTACGAAGGGCTTGATAAGATTTTGGCGGAAAATGGGATAAAATATTTCTTTGTAGATACTCACGGTATTATTTTTGGTAAGCCAAAGCCTGTTTATGGTGTTTATGCCCCTGTATTTACCCCTGAAGGGGTGGCAGCATTTGGAAGGGATGTCACTTCTTCAAGGCAGGTTTGGAGCTCAAAAGAAGGGTATCCTGGGGACTACAACTATAGAGATTTCTATAGAGATGTGGGTTATGATTTGGATTTTGATTATATAAAGGATTATATTGTGCCTGACGGGACAAGAGTTTTTACGGGGTTAAAATATTATAAGATTACCGGTAACACGGAGCATAAAGAGCCTTATAATCCTGAAGTTGCATTTAACAGGACAATTGACCATGCAAGACATTTTGTTCACGAGAGGGTAAATTTTGCGGGAGAAGTTTCCAAATATATGGACAGACCTCCTCTTATTGTATCCCCTTATGATGCGGAGCTTTTTGGCCACTGGTGGTTTGAGGGGACAGATTTCATATATAATCTTTTCAGAGAGCTTTCATACAGGGATGATGTTATTTCAACTACGCCTATGAAATACCTTAATGAATTTCATACAAATCAAATAGTTAAAGTAAACCCATCTTCATGGGGTGACAAAGGTTACTTCGAGGTATGGCTTAACGGGGCAAATGATTGGATATATCGCCACCTTGTGAACATGAGCAATTTTATGACGGAAGCTGCGACCAAATTTGGTGATTCAACAGATAGAAATGTGATAAGATGTTTAAATCAAATGGGTAGGGAGCTACTACTTGCTCAAAGTAGTGACTGGGCTTTTCTTATGACGACCGGCACTGCAATAGAATATGCCGTAAGGAGGACAAAAGAGCATATTCACAACTTTTTGAGAATCCACTCTATGTTGGAAAGTGGGGATATCGATATAGAGTATGTTTCTGCTCTTGAGTTTAAAGACAGTATTTTTTCAGACTTGGATTTGAGAAAGTTTTACAAGTAA
- a CDS encoding glycogen-binding domain-containing protein, with translation MKEILISQFIDDELTLPEKREFVVNVKVDDTFYSETIEMLDSEILFRDKLNKKTPPQFHVEKYRGSRKFIHLAVAALFFIGLAFLGSKITANKPEAVSKNNIQKEYRFVIYNDSASNVELSGTFTNWHKIPMKRINNSNYWEITVPLTKGEHKYAIIADGQVLADPTSTFIEQDDFGNINSVLEV, from the coding sequence ATGAAAGAAATTTTAATAAGCCAATTTATAGATGATGAGCTTACGCTGCCTGAGAAAAGGGAATTTGTAGTCAACGTAAAAGTGGATGATACCTTTTATTCTGAAACTATAGAGATGTTGGACTCTGAAATATTATTTAGGGATAAACTCAATAAAAAGACCCCTCCGCAATTTCATGTTGAAAAATATAGGGGATCACGCAAGTTTATTCATTTGGCAGTAGCTGCACTTTTTTTCATAGGGTTAGCATTTTTAGGGAGCAAAATAACTGCGAATAAACCTGAAGCTGTTAGCAAAAATAACATTCAAAAAGAATATAGATTTGTAATTTACAACGACAGTGCAAGCAATGTAGAGCTCTCCGGGACATTTACAAATTGGCATAAAATCCCGATGAAAAGAATAAATAACTCCAACTATTGGGAAATAACTGTCCCTCTTACCAAAGGGGAACACAAATATGCCATAATTGCTGACGGTCAAGTGTTGGCTGATCCCACATCCACTTTTATAGAGCAGGATGACTTTGGAAATATAAATTCCGTTTTGGAGGTATAG